From the genome of Streptacidiphilus sp. PB12-B1b:
CGACGGCGTCACCATGCACTCCTTCGCGGCGATGGGGTTCGGGCTGCCCGGCTTCGTATCCTGCACGCCCGGAGGGATCATGCGCCTGCTGGACGAGTACGACGTCAACCTCACCGGCAGGCACGCCGTCGTGGTGGGACGCAGTCCTATCCTGGGCAAGCCGGTCGGCATGCTTCTGCTCGGGCAGGACGCCACGGTGACCTACTGCCATTCCCGCACCGTCGATCTGCCCTCGATCGTGCGCGGGGCTGACGTCCTGGTTGCCGCGGTTGGCCGGCCGCGCTTCATCAACGGGGCGGACGTAAAGCCCGGTGCCGTAGTGATCGACGCGGGGTACAACCCGGGCAACGTCGGGGATGTTGACTTCGAGACCGCGCGCCACCGGGCGAGTCTGATCACCCCTGTCCCCGGTGGTGTCGGCCCGGTGACCATCGCCGTCCTCCTCGCGCAGACGGTCGACGCGGCGGAACGTCAGCTCGTCCGGCCCTGACCCAGGCGCTGTTGGTCCTGCTCGGCGCTGCCCTGCTCGGCCAGCGGTGGGATAGAGGCCGCCCCGGTCACCTCAGCGGTAGCGCCTTCCGACTAGGCCATTTCTTTTGGATCTAGGCCATTTCTTTTGGATCGCTCGTGCGAAACTGGGCGATCGACGGCACCTGGGAGCGGGTCTTCACCGCGCTGCTCGCCCATGCCGATACCGAGGGCGACCTGAAGCGGGTCGTCGCGGTGGACTCCACCATCGTGCGTGCGCACCAGAACGCCGCCAGGGCCCGCACAAAGGGCCCCGGCCAGCGAACGGGTCCGCCACGCGATCGGACGCCCGCGTGGCGGGCTGACCCCGAAGGTCCACCTCGCCGCGGACAGCCGCTGCCGCCCGCCGTGCTTCCACCTCACACCCGGCCAGGCCGGCGACGCGCCCGCGTTCGAGCACGTCATGGCCGCCCTGCGCGTCCCCAGAGCGGTCGGCCGCCCCCGCACCCGGCCTTTCACGGTCCTGGCCGACCGGGTACTCGTCCCAGGTGATCCGCGACCACCCGCGCAGACGCCAC
Proteins encoded in this window:
- a CDS encoding bifunctional 5,10-methylenetetrahydrofolate dehydrogenase/5,10-methenyltetrahydrofolate cyclohydrolase, encoding MDGTDLARRIIENSAAAAVDIRRRTGVSPCLATVLVGEDPASVTYVRMKQARCAKAGIRSRHVALPASVSSSGLVEAVTELSEDPDVHGILLQHPVGAHIDERAAFEAIAPDKDVDGVTMHSFAAMGFGLPGFVSCTPGGIMRLLDEYDVNLTGRHAVVVGRSPILGKPVGMLLLGQDATVTYCHSRTVDLPSIVRGADVLVAAVGRPRFINGADVKPGAVVIDAGYNPGNVGDVDFETARHRASLITPVPGGVGPVTIAVLLAQTVDAAERQLVRP